A window of the Oscillospiraceae bacterium genome harbors these coding sequences:
- a CDS encoding (2Fe-2S)-binding protein, producing MSKRIDRSKDIGEFTAHSDDDMIICRCEEITKGEIRRAVHDGMWTMAEIRRYLRCGMGLCQGQTCGKLVKGIVARELGVSPAELEAATSRSPMRPTEMNVFAKEVEE from the coding sequence ATGAGCAAAAGAATCGATCGTTCCAAAGACATCGGCGAATTTACCGCGCACAGCGACGACGATATGATTATCTGCCGCTGTGAAGAGATTACAAAGGGAGAAATCAGGCGCGCCGTACACGATGGCATGTGGACTATGGCAGAAATCCGGCGGTACCTGCGCTGTGGCATGGGCCTCTGCCAGGGACAAACCTGCGGCAAGCTGGTAAAGGGCATTGTCGCACGCGAACTGGGTGTTTCGCCGGCAGAGCTGGAGGCAGCAACCTCCCGCTCCCCCATGCGCCCAACGGAAATGAACGTTTTTGCGAAGGAGGTCGAAGAGTAA
- a CDS encoding LacI family transcriptional regulator, with protein MAKNPTVKDVAEKANVSVATVSRVLNGLPGFSPETKEKVQEAIDSLGYQCNIVARNLKTKKSNIVAVLLPKVETTFYVKILDGIEDAAQKQGYNVMMCHVGVSGNRTQQYIKMLMERQTDGIIGCSLPPKEKIDALVSQSGIPCVLVSTLSPRYPIPYIRVDDFQASYKATAYLIEKGHRKIAMLSGSKHDMVAGRLRLEGYRKALEDHAIPYSDDLVRYTGFIYEKGIQAMKELIKSRQSFTGVVACCDEVAAGAMTAASLLGCKVPDDFSIIGYDNTRTAKMTVPQLTTVAQPLYRMGREAFAMLKMGMEHQPVQSRILPFKIVERDSVRKI; from the coding sequence ATGGCGAAAAATCCAACTGTAAAGGACGTTGCCGAAAAAGCAAACGTTTCTGTCGCGACCGTTTCAAGAGTTCTGAACGGCCTGCCTGGATTTTCGCCGGAAACAAAAGAAAAAGTACAGGAAGCCATTGACTCGCTCGGTTACCAGTGCAACATTGTCGCACGCAACCTGAAAACAAAGAAGTCAAACATTGTCGCCGTTCTGCTGCCAAAAGTAGAAACCACATTCTATGTCAAAATACTAGATGGCATTGAGGACGCCGCGCAAAAGCAGGGCTACAACGTAATGATGTGCCATGTCGGCGTTTCCGGCAACCGCACCCAGCAGTACATAAAAATGCTGATGGAACGCCAAACAGACGGTATAATCGGCTGCAGCCTGCCACCAAAAGAGAAAATCGACGCATTGGTCAGCCAAAGCGGGATTCCGTGTGTGCTGGTCTCTACCCTCTCGCCGCGTTACCCAATTCCCTACATTCGTGTAGATGACTTTCAGGCTTCCTACAAAGCAACTGCTTACTTAATCGAAAAAGGCCACCGCAAAATTGCGATGCTTTCCGGCTCAAAGCACGATATGGTCGCCGGCAGACTTCGCCTGGAGGGATACCGCAAGGCACTGGAAGACCACGCTATTCCCTACAGTGACGACTTGGTACGCTACACCGGATTCATCTATGAAAAGGGTATACAGGCAATGAAGGAACTCATCAAAAGCAGGCAGTCCTTTACTGGCGTTGTCGCCTGCTGCGACGAAGTTGCTGCGGGTGCTATGACAGCTGCTTCCCTTTTAGGCTGCAAGGTCCCGGATGATTTTTCTATCATAGGTTATGACAACACCCGCACCGCAAAAATGACCGTACCACAGCTGACCACTGTTGCACAGCCGCTCTACCGCATGGGGCGCGAAGCTTTTGCAATGCTGAAAATGGGAATGGAGCATCAGCCGGTGCAGAGCAGGATTCTTCCCTTTAAAATTGTCGAAAGAGATTCTGTACGCAAAATTTAA
- a CDS encoding P-II family nitrogen regulator: protein MSELSKIEIITDMSKYTDLKASLSKLQIGGMTMMQVLGCGVEKGTKEYEVDKNFEMELLPKIQINIVVETAKAKEIVEMVKQVLYTGHIGDGKIFVYDITNVVRVRTGDEGKDAL, encoded by the coding sequence ATGAGCGAATTATCAAAGATCGAAATTATCACCGATATGTCGAAATATACAGACCTGAAAGCTTCCCTAAGCAAACTGCAGATTGGCGGCATGACCATGATGCAGGTACTGGGTTGCGGCGTAGAAAAGGGCACAAAGGAATACGAAGTGGATAAGAACTTTGAAATGGAGCTGCTGCCCAAAATTCAAATCAACATCGTGGTAGAAACCGCTAAGGCAAAGGAAATTGTAGAGATGGTAAAGCAGGTGCTCTACACGGGCCATATTGGCGACGGCAAAATTTTTGTGTACGATATTACGAATGTCGTACGTGTAAGGACAGGCGACGAAGGCAAAGATGCCCTGTAA
- a CDS encoding carbohydrate ABC transporter permease: MKKRHTEVNTKTRWPATILLIVLAAAFILFPLYLTIIIALKTPNEMGNILALPKTIRWQNFADAWKMVNYPQKFLNTFLITVFALIFTLLTNSMVAYAISRNRAKSKFFNLLYYYFISAMFIPFAVLMLPLVKQANTLHIDNVAGITLLYIVMGLPMNTFLYSGYLKSIPHSLDEAAMIDGASPWQTFVHIIFPLMTPMHATVAIFTFMWTWNDFLMPLVLLSKPEEQTLQLSQYVFQGQFSTNYNLAFASYLMALLPILIFYLVGQKWIIGGVTKGAVKQ; encoded by the coding sequence ATGAAAAAAAGGCACACTGAGGTAAACACAAAGACCCGCTGGCCCGCAACCATCCTCCTGATTGTACTGGCAGCCGCATTCATTCTGTTTCCGTTGTATTTGACCATCATTATCGCCCTAAAAACGCCAAACGAAATGGGCAATATTCTCGCGCTGCCAAAGACCATTCGCTGGCAGAACTTCGCCGACGCATGGAAAATGGTGAATTATCCGCAGAAATTTCTCAACACCTTTCTAATCACTGTATTTGCGCTGATTTTTACGCTGCTTACAAACTCCATGGTGGCCTATGCCATTTCGCGCAACCGCGCCAAGAGCAAATTTTTCAACTTGCTTTATTACTACTTCATCAGCGCAATGTTCATCCCCTTTGCGGTGTTAATGCTGCCGCTGGTGAAGCAGGCCAACACCCTGCACATCGACAACGTAGCCGGCATTACCCTGCTGTACATTGTCATGGGCCTGCCGATGAACACCTTCCTTTACAGCGGGTACTTAAAGTCTATTCCGCACTCTCTGGACGAGGCCGCTATGATTGACGGCGCAAGTCCATGGCAGACCTTCGTACATATCATTTTCCCGCTGATGACCCCCATGCACGCGACCGTCGCCATCTTCACTTTTATGTGGACCTGGAATGACTTCTTAATGCCCCTGGTATTGCTCAGCAAACCAGAAGAACAAACGCTGCAGCTTTCACAGTATGTTTTCCAGGGACAGTTCTCGACCAACTACAACCTTGCGTTTGCCTCGTACCTCATGGCTCTGCTGCCAATCCTCATTTTCTATTTGGTCGGACAAAAATGGATTATCGGCGGCGTTACAAAAGGCGCTGTAAAACAATAA
- a CDS encoding sugar ABC transporter permease, producing MKHKRSRVSPVFYLMVLPMTVLFFLLHTYPFLEGIFYSFTNWKGYGQWHFVGLRNYAHIFTDPDIGHAYGFTFVFAILATVLVNVISLLLAICLTKRIKLKKTLRAVYFLPYILGNLIVGYVFNFIFANLLPQVGKALGIGWLSVNILGTDNAWIGLLFVTVWQSLAFNTLIYISGLQTVDPDLYEAADLDGASGWARFSKITFPLIAPFFTINMVLCVKNFLMTFDQVMAMTNGGPGTATTTVSVLIYKRGFQGAQFAYQSANAVLLFLIIGGISLFQLLVLEKREEKLS from the coding sequence ATGAAACACAAAAGAAGCAGAGTGTCACCGGTTTTTTACCTCATGGTGCTGCCGATGACCGTACTATTCTTCCTATTGCACACCTATCCGTTTTTAGAGGGTATTTTCTACAGCTTTACAAACTGGAAAGGCTATGGGCAGTGGCACTTTGTGGGTCTGCGCAACTACGCCCATATCTTTACGGACCCCGATATCGGCCACGCCTATGGTTTCACATTTGTTTTTGCTATCCTGGCAACGGTACTGGTCAATGTCATCAGCCTGCTGCTGGCCATCTGCCTGACCAAGCGAATCAAGCTGAAAAAGACGCTGCGCGCTGTCTACTTTCTGCCCTACATTCTCGGCAACCTGATTGTCGGCTATGTTTTCAACTTTATCTTTGCAAACCTGCTGCCGCAGGTGGGCAAAGCACTGGGAATCGGCTGGCTGAGTGTCAACATTCTCGGCACAGACAACGCCTGGATAGGCCTTTTGTTTGTCACAGTATGGCAGTCGCTCGCGTTTAACACACTGATTTACATTTCCGGACTGCAGACGGTTGACCCTGACCTGTACGAAGCCGCTGACCTTGATGGCGCCTCTGGCTGGGCGCGTTTCTCAAAAATCACTTTCCCACTGATTGCCCCCTTCTTTACCATCAACATGGTACTCTGCGTAAAGAACTTCCTGATGACCTTTGACCAGGTCATGGCTATGACAAACGGCGGCCCGGGCACAGCAACCACCACGGTCTCTGTGTTGATTTACAAGCGCGGGTTTCAAGGCGCGCAGTTTGCCTATCAATCTGCAAACGCGGTCCTGCTGTTCCTGATTATCGGCGGCATTTCCCTGTTCCAGCTTCTTGTCCTTGAGAAAAGGGAGGAAAAACTATCATGA
- a CDS encoding extracellular solute-binding protein: MKGFTKITAVSLSAAMTLSMAGCAGGGASTTSAAGSTTADSSKAVSLELFSTKTENASTLKELIAAFHAKHPNITITLSSPQDAGTVLKTRLTKDNIPDIIAMGGDSTYTEVQSAGVLEDLSSESYVSGIQNAYKKMVYDVQQDKEQKLYGIPYATNASGVLYNEDLFKSKGLFVPKTWDEFIALCKKLQSGGTTPFELTFKDSWCTLPAWNSLAPDLQPANFTDDRKNGKTTFAATHKEIAQKYLDLLPFAQKDYMGTTYADGNTAFAQGKAAMMINGNWAIPEFKKVNSSFKVNMFAFPSSNDSSKNYVTSGVDVLLAVSSKSANKEAAKEFVSFMMQKENAQKYITEQFAFSAINGVEQNDKTVAGVKEDIASGKVANYPDHYYPSGFDLASLAQNFGKNAAAGMAADKNIADFLKQCDTKYDAANVSD, encoded by the coding sequence ATGAAAGGTTTTACCAAAATAACAGCTGTATCGCTAAGTGCAGCAATGACGCTCTCTATGGCCGGGTGCGCAGGCGGCGGGGCTTCCACAACCTCTGCTGCAGGCTCTACCACAGCAGACAGCAGCAAGGCTGTCTCTCTGGAGCTTTTCTCAACAAAGACAGAGAATGCTTCCACTCTAAAAGAACTGATTGCTGCATTCCACGCCAAGCACCCGAACATCACCATTACGCTCTCCAGCCCGCAGGACGCCGGCACGGTCCTGAAAACACGGCTTACAAAAGACAATATTCCAGACATCATTGCCATGGGCGGCGACTCGACCTACACTGAAGTGCAGAGCGCCGGCGTGCTGGAAGACTTGAGCAGTGAATCCTATGTAAGTGGCATACAGAACGCCTATAAGAAGATGGTTTACGACGTACAACAGGACAAAGAACAGAAGCTTTACGGCATTCCTTATGCCACCAATGCTTCCGGTGTACTTTATAATGAAGATTTGTTTAAGAGCAAGGGTCTGTTTGTACCAAAGACGTGGGATGAATTCATCGCCCTATGCAAAAAGCTGCAGAGCGGTGGCACTACACCGTTTGAGCTGACCTTTAAAGACAGCTGGTGCACCCTGCCGGCATGGAACAGCCTTGCCCCGGACCTGCAGCCCGCGAACTTCACCGATGACCGCAAAAACGGTAAGACCACCTTTGCAGCAACTCATAAAGAAATCGCTCAGAAGTATCTGGACCTGCTGCCCTTTGCACAGAAAGATTACATGGGCACAACCTATGCAGACGGCAACACCGCCTTTGCACAGGGAAAAGCTGCTATGATGATCAACGGCAACTGGGCAATTCCAGAGTTTAAGAAAGTCAACTCCAGCTTTAAAGTAAACATGTTTGCGTTCCCCTCCAGCAACGACAGCAGCAAAAACTATGTCACTTCCGGTGTCGATGTCCTTTTGGCAGTCAGCTCTAAGTCTGCAAACAAAGAGGCCGCTAAAGAATTCGTCAGCTTTATGATGCAGAAAGAAAATGCACAGAAATACATCACCGAACAGTTTGCTTTCTCTGCGATTAACGGTGTTGAGCAGAACGACAAAACAGTTGCCGGCGTCAAAGAAGATATCGCAAGCGGCAAAGTTGCGAACTACCCTGACCACTACTATCCCTCTGGTTTTGACCTGGCATCTCTCGCACAGAACTTCGGCAAAAATGCGGCGGCCGGCATGGCTGCAGACAAAAACATTGCCGATTTCTTAAAGCAGTGCGACACAAAGTATGACGCTGCAAATGTTTCTGACTGA
- a CDS encoding tyramine oxidase subunit B produces the protein MDTSISFLYLDEPDMIKAGVKDMSKCILSMEDMLLLLKKGDYVMGGENHNSHGCMITFPNDPQFPGMPKNAFDRRFMAMPAYLGGKYQMAGVKWYGSNVENKEKGLPRSILMMTLSDKDTGAPLAFMSANLLSAYRTGGIPGVGAKYLARKDSRTAAVIGPGVMGKTSLAAFAAACPKLSRVQIKGRGQRSIDSFITFIKEELPQIKEIKVCDTVEEAVRGSDIISFTTTVKDDVSTFPYINGSWIKKGALISMPSAARFDDDYLSQCRLVVDNSKLYEAWEEEYPYPTYPKMQIIGTKFTDLIHDGLVKREDVTDITDIITGAAPGRKSEDEVIVYSVGGMPVEDIAWGCTVYRSALEKGIGRVLPLWEKPEMA, from the coding sequence ATGGATACATCAATTTCGTTTTTATACTTGGATGAGCCGGACATGATAAAAGCCGGCGTCAAGGATATGAGCAAGTGCATTCTTTCCATGGAGGATATGTTGCTGCTGCTGAAAAAAGGCGACTACGTCATGGGCGGCGAAAATCACAACTCTCACGGCTGTATGATTACTTTCCCAAATGACCCGCAATTTCCGGGTATGCCAAAAAACGCATTTGACCGGCGCTTTATGGCAATGCCCGCCTACCTTGGCGGCAAATACCAGATGGCAGGCGTAAAATGGTATGGCTCCAACGTAGAAAATAAAGAAAAAGGCCTGCCGCGCTCCATCTTGATGATGACTTTGAGTGACAAAGACACAGGCGCACCGCTCGCTTTTATGTCGGCAAACCTCTTGAGTGCCTACCGCACCGGCGGCATTCCAGGGGTGGGTGCCAAATATCTGGCAAGGAAAGATTCGCGGACAGCTGCCGTGATTGGCCCCGGCGTCATGGGCAAGACTTCGCTTGCCGCGTTTGCTGCCGCCTGCCCCAAACTTTCCCGTGTGCAGATTAAAGGCCGCGGCCAGCGCTCGATTGATTCCTTTATCACTTTTATTAAAGAAGAGCTGCCGCAGATTAAAGAAATCAAAGTCTGTGACACCGTGGAGGAAGCCGTACGTGGCAGCGACATCATCAGCTTTACAACAACCGTAAAAGACGACGTTTCTACCTTCCCTTACATTAACGGCAGCTGGATTAAAAAAGGCGCCCTCATCAGCATGCCATCCGCCGCCCGGTTTGACGACGATTATCTGTCCCAATGCCGTTTGGTAGTTGACAACTCCAAACTTTACGAGGCATGGGAGGAAGAGTACCCGTACCCCACCTACCCCAAAATGCAGATTATCGGCACCAAATTCACAGACCTTATCCATGATGGGCTGGTAAAGCGCGAAGATGTAACAGACATTACCGATATCATCACCGGCGCGGCCCCGGGCAGAAAAAGTGAAGACGAAGTCATTGTATACTCTGTGGGCGGCATGCCAGTAGAGGATATTGCGTGGGGCTGCACCGTTTACCGCAGCGCCCTGGAAAAAGGCATTGGCCGCGTGCTTCCTTTGTGGGAAAAGCCGGAAATGGCATAA
- a CDS encoding alpha-glucosidase, which yields MNEKKWWKEATVYQIYPRSFMDSSGDGIGDLPGILSKLDYIRELGADVIWLCPIYDSPNADNGYDIRDYRAIMREFGTMANFDQLLEAAHNKGLRIVMDLVVNHTSDEHEWFRKSCQAPANKYRNYYIWKDGKNGGAPNNWGSVFGGSAWKYSDSTRQYYLHMFAEKQPDLNWENSEVRRSVYDMMKWWLNKGIDGFRMDVINLLSKEPAFPDAPLAKGEKYGNGWPYVSNGPHEHAFLQEMNREVLSHYDIMTVGETGGIAPDDALRYAGFDSRELNMVFQFEHVDLGINEDGKWNDAPVALKDLKSIVTRWQTQLDGKAWNSIYWGNHDQPRAVSRFGSRNPAYREKSAKLLATLQFTLQGTPYVFQGEEIGMTNVPFTDISQYRDLETHNAYRELCKKYPDDKEKVMRAIRFKSRDNARTPMQWDSSKNAGFSRGKPWIGVNPNCKTINVQENRQNPNSVFHYYQKLIRLRKTYLGLVYGSYTPLLEDDSQVFAYLRKDGQQTFLILLNFSGRPAQVNLPKLPQAENAALLISNEAADSDCTLKEHMSLSPYEANVYLLP from the coding sequence ATGAATGAAAAGAAGTGGTGGAAAGAAGCCACAGTCTATCAAATTTACCCCCGGAGCTTTATGGACAGCAGCGGCGATGGCATCGGCGACCTGCCAGGCATTCTCAGCAAACTGGACTATATTCGTGAGCTGGGTGCAGATGTCATCTGGCTCTGCCCCATCTATGACTCCCCAAATGCCGACAACGGATACGATATCCGCGACTACCGCGCCATTATGCGGGAATTCGGCACCATGGCAAATTTTGACCAGCTGCTGGAGGCAGCACACAACAAGGGCCTGCGCATTGTCATGGACCTGGTAGTAAACCACACCTCTGACGAACACGAATGGTTTCGAAAAAGCTGCCAAGCCCCCGCAAACAAATACCGCAATTACTACATCTGGAAAGACGGCAAAAACGGCGGTGCACCCAACAACTGGGGAAGCGTCTTTGGCGGGTCCGCGTGGAAGTACAGCGACAGCACGCGGCAGTACTACCTGCACATGTTTGCAGAAAAGCAGCCGGACCTCAACTGGGAAAATTCAGAGGTACGCCGCTCTGTATACGATATGATGAAGTGGTGGCTCAACAAAGGCATTGATGGTTTCCGTATGGATGTTATCAATCTGCTTTCTAAAGAACCGGCCTTTCCCGATGCTCCTCTTGCCAAAGGGGAAAAGTACGGCAACGGCTGGCCCTATGTCTCTAATGGCCCGCACGAGCACGCTTTTCTGCAGGAAATGAACCGTGAGGTCCTGAGCCACTATGATATTATGACAGTCGGCGAAACAGGCGGTATCGCACCTGACGACGCCCTGCGTTATGCCGGCTTTGACAGCCGCGAACTCAATATGGTATTTCAGTTTGAGCATGTAGACCTGGGGATAAACGAAGATGGGAAATGGAACGATGCGCCTGTTGCCCTGAAAGACCTGAAATCCATCGTAACCCGATGGCAGACGCAGCTAGACGGAAAAGCCTGGAACAGCATTTACTGGGGCAACCATGACCAGCCGCGCGCTGTCTCGCGCTTTGGCAGCAGGAACCCGGCATACCGCGAAAAATCGGCAAAGCTGCTCGCCACACTGCAGTTCACTTTGCAGGGAACACCGTATGTCTTTCAAGGGGAAGAAATTGGCATGACGAATGTGCCGTTTACGGATATTTCTCAGTACAGAGATCTCGAAACGCACAACGCGTACCGGGAATTGTGCAAAAAGTACCCGGACGACAAAGAAAAAGTCATGCGCGCCATCCGCTTTAAAAGCCGCGACAACGCACGCACGCCCATGCAGTGGGACAGCTCGAAAAACGCAGGATTCTCTCGCGGCAAGCCCTGGATTGGCGTCAATCCAAACTGCAAAACCATCAATGTACAAGAAAATCGACAGAATCCCAATTCGGTATTTCACTACTACCAAAAACTGATTCGTCTGCGCAAAACATATTTAGGGCTAGTGTACGGCTCTTATACGCCTCTTTTGGAAGACGATAGCCAGGTTTTTGCCTATCTGCGAAAAGACGGACAGCAGACGTTTTTAATCCTGCTAAATTTCAGCGGCCGGCCCGCACAAGTAAACTTGCCAAAGCTGCCGCAGGCCGAAAACGCCGCTCTGCTGATTTCAAACGAGGCGGCAGACTCCGACTGCACGCTTAAAGAGCACATGTCCCTCTCCCCTTACGAGGCAAATGTCTACCTGCTGCCGTAA
- a CDS encoding (2Fe-2S)-binding protein: MENRITEHPILGTFEKGRQVAFTYDGKTLMGYEGEPIAAALKANGVMVHRYTKKQHKPRGIFCAIGRCTDCVMVVNGEPNVRTCMTPLAAGMTVQTQYGTSAEPFAVKDGEKA; this comes from the coding sequence ATGGAAAACCGTATCACAGAGCACCCGATTCTGGGTACATTTGAAAAAGGCAGACAGGTTGCCTTTACTTACGACGGCAAAACCCTTATGGGCTATGAGGGCGAGCCGATTGCCGCAGCGCTGAAAGCAAATGGCGTCATGGTGCACCGGTACACAAAAAAGCAGCACAAGCCGCGCGGCATCTTCTGTGCAATCGGCAGATGTACCGACTGCGTGATGGTCGTAAACGGTGAACCAAACGTACGCACTTGTATGACACCGCTTGCGGCCGGCATGACCGTACAGACACAGTACGGCACATCGGCAGAACCCTTCGCTGTGAAAGATGGTGAAAAAGCATGA
- a CDS encoding FAD-dependent oxidoreductase, translated as MKRYDLIVIGAGPSGLSAAIEAAKRGASVLVFDENARPGGQLFKQIHKFFGSKEHRAKIRGFRIGQQLLDEAGKAGVQVRLNAAVIGIYQDKEVVVRISDAIEHFKADTIIVATGASENMVPFDGWTLPGVIGAGAAQTLMNLHGVKPGNRILMLGSGNVGLVVSYQLKQSGCEVVALADAAPKIGGYGVHAAKVARTGIPFYLPYTIQKVDGTDHVTGVTIAKVDAHFQFIPGTEVHFDVDTICVAVGLSPMSQLLKMVGCKMDDNPKKGGQVPVIDAHGQTSIPGIFAAGDVSGIEEASSAMIEGRQAGIYASEYLGYMNKAALDSEEADLDKALDGLRQGMFAPGNKGRKIDKTEEGIPVSKSLLQHGFVADEEIGRFPGVVQKAGIHPVMECTQNIPCNPCQDACPKHCIRIGSNITSLPAVEADAQCIGCGMCVASCPGQAIFLVNEDCGDETAEVTLPYEFLPLPKAGDKGKGLSRSGKPICEAEIVSVKSSPAFDKTNLLTMKVPKAYAGKARFFQAEN; from the coding sequence ATGAAAAGATATGATTTAATCGTCATCGGCGCAGGCCCCTCCGGCCTTTCCGCCGCCATAGAGGCCGCCAAGCGCGGTGCTTCCGTACTGGTCTTTGACGAAAACGCGCGCCCCGGCGGGCAGCTCTTTAAGCAGATTCATAAATTTTTCGGCTCAAAAGAACACCGGGCAAAAATCCGGGGCTTCCGCATCGGACAGCAGCTGCTGGACGAAGCCGGAAAAGCAGGTGTTCAGGTTCGGCTGAACGCAGCCGTCATCGGCATTTATCAGGACAAAGAAGTGGTGGTGCGCATCAGCGACGCAATCGAGCACTTTAAGGCCGACACCATCATTGTGGCAACCGGCGCTTCTGAAAACATGGTGCCCTTTGACGGCTGGACCCTGCCGGGGGTCATCGGCGCAGGCGCCGCGCAGACGTTGATGAATCTGCACGGCGTAAAACCCGGAAACCGTATTCTAATGCTCGGCTCCGGCAATGTCGGCCTGGTTGTCAGCTACCAGCTCAAACAGAGCGGCTGTGAAGTGGTGGCTCTGGCAGACGCGGCCCCGAAAATCGGCGGCTATGGCGTACATGCCGCGAAAGTGGCCCGTACAGGCATTCCTTTCTACCTTCCTTATACCATACAGAAAGTAGACGGCACCGACCACGTGACCGGCGTGACCATTGCGAAAGTAGACGCGCATTTTCAGTTTATTCCGGGTACGGAGGTTCACTTTGATGTCGATACTATCTGTGTGGCGGTTGGTCTTTCGCCCATGAGCCAGCTGCTGAAAATGGTCGGCTGCAAAATGGACGACAATCCGAAAAAAGGCGGCCAGGTGCCGGTGATTGACGCGCACGGTCAGACCTCCATTCCGGGTATTTTCGCAGCAGGGGATGTTTCCGGCATTGAGGAGGCGAGCTCTGCGATGATTGAAGGACGGCAAGCCGGCATTTACGCTTCTGAATATCTTGGCTACATGAATAAAGCAGCGCTTGACAGTGAGGAAGCTGACCTGGATAAAGCTCTGGATGGCCTGCGGCAGGGCATGTTTGCCCCCGGAAATAAGGGCAGAAAAATTGACAAAACTGAAGAGGGCATTCCTGTTTCGAAAAGTCTGTTGCAGCACGGCTTTGTCGCCGACGAAGAGATTGGACGCTTCCCGGGCGTGGTACAGAAAGCCGGCATTCATCCGGTTATGGAATGTACACAGAATATCCCCTGCAACCCGTGCCAGGACGCCTGCCCGAAACACTGCATTCGCATTGGCAGCAACATTACCTCCCTGCCGGCGGTCGAAGCAGACGCGCAGTGCATCGGCTGCGGCATGTGTGTAGCCTCCTGTCCGGGACAGGCAATCTTTCTGGTAAATGAAGACTGCGGCGACGAAACAGCAGAAGTAACCCTTCCGTATGAATTTTTACCTCTGCCAAAGGCCGGTGACAAGGGCAAGGGCCTTTCCCGCAGTGGAAAACCAATCTGCGAAGCTGAAATTGTATCCGTCAAGTCATCGCCGGCATTTGATAAAACAAATCTGCTGACTATGAAAGTGCCGAAAGCATACGCGGGAAAAGCGCGCTTTTTTCAGGCGGAAAATTGA
- a CDS encoding FAD-binding oxidoreductase codes for MSEHTAEVVIVGAGVIGCATAYYLSKKGVSVTVLDCDEVIGNGGSSRNGGGVRQSGRDPRELPLAIYGVEHVWPSLSEELGTDVEYHKEGNLRLGKTEKHRQILQGLTARAAACGLGVRMIDGSEVRKINPYLSDEVICASWCPTDGHANPLKTTLAFYRAARQRGVRFITGEKVTGLQKVCGEVKEVLTEKAVYGCDKVIVASGYDSRAITASVGIDIPMKKELIEALVTEAEPPMFAQMLGTADADFYGHQTNHGSFVFGGASGYEEENKDNGCMATSSITAPCICRGIMKYIPRLAHAKIVRTWAGYEDDSADKVPVISEVEEAPGLILACGFTGHGFGISPVVGQLLAQMTVGEKPMLDLSAFRYDRFKACI; via the coding sequence ATGTCAGAACATACAGCAGAGGTCGTCATTGTCGGCGCCGGCGTCATTGGCTGCGCGACCGCCTATTATCTTTCCAAAAAAGGCGTTTCCGTTACCGTGCTCGACTGCGATGAAGTAATCGGCAACGGCGGCTCCAGCCGAAACGGCGGCGGGGTGCGCCAGTCAGGCCGTGACCCGCGGGAACTGCCACTGGCTATTTACGGTGTAGAGCATGTCTGGCCGTCTCTTTCCGAAGAACTGGGTACAGATGTCGAATACCATAAAGAGGGCAACCTGCGCCTAGGCAAGACCGAAAAACACCGGCAAATTCTGCAGGGGCTGACAGCCCGCGCAGCTGCCTGCGGGCTGGGTGTGCGCATGATTGACGGCAGCGAGGTCCGCAAAATCAACCCCTATCTTTCCGATGAAGTCATCTGCGCCAGTTGGTGCCCAACAGACGGCCACGCAAACCCGCTGAAAACCACCCTTGCCTTTTACCGGGCCGCTCGGCAGCGCGGGGTTCGGTTTATTACCGGGGAAAAGGTGACCGGCCTGCAGAAAGTGTGCGGTGAAGTCAAAGAAGTGCTGACCGAAAAGGCTGTGTACGGCTGTGACAAAGTGATTGTCGCCTCCGGCTATGACAGCCGCGCAATCACCGCCTCTGTCGGCATTGACATTCCCATGAAAAAAGAGCTGATTGAGGCTCTGGTCACAGAGGCTGAGCCGCCCATGTTTGCGCAAATGCTCGGCACCGCAGATGCGGATTTTTACGGTCACCAGACCAACCACGGTTCTTTTGTTTTCGGCGGTGCATCGGGATATGAAGAGGAAAATAAAGACAACGGCTGCATGGCTACTTCCAGTATCACTGCGCCGTGCATCTGCCGTGGTATTATGAAGTATATCCCACGGCTGGCACACGCAAAGATTGTGCGCACCTGGGCGGGCTATGAGGATGACAGTGCCGACAAAGTACCCGTCATCAGTGAAGTTGAGGAAGCGCCCGGCCTGATTCTCGCCTGCGGCTTTACCGGCCACGGTTTCGGTATTTCCCCTGTGGTAGGGCAGCTTTTGGCGCAGATGACCGTCGGCGAAAAGCCAATGCTGGACCTTTCCGCGTTTCGCTACGACCGCTTCAAAGCCTGTATTTGA